One genomic segment of Mycolicibacterium psychrotolerans includes these proteins:
- the fadA6 gene encoding steroid 3-ketoacyl-CoA thiolase FadA6, with protein MAESVRQAYVIDAVRTAIGKRNGSLAGVHPVDLGAAGWRGLFDRNDVDPGAVDDVIAGCVDAIGPQAGNIARLSWLAAGFPEEVPGVTVDRQCGSSQQAVSFGAQAIMSGTADLIVAGGMQNMSQIPISSAMLVGEQFGFTSPTNESKSWLHRYGDQEISQFRGAELIAEKWDISREEMEQYALTSHQRAQAAIRAGHFDNEILEVDGFRVDEGPRDTSLEKMATLKTLVDGGRLTAAMASQISDGASAVLLASEQAVKDHGLKPRARIHHVSARGADPVFMLTGPIPATRYALDKAGLSIDDIDTVEINEAFAPVVQAWLKETKADPEKVNPSGGAIALGHPLGATGAKLFATMLNTLERIGGRYGLQTMCEGGGTANVTIIERL; from the coding sequence ATGGCTGAGTCAGTTCGGCAGGCCTACGTCATCGACGCCGTCCGCACCGCCATCGGCAAGCGCAACGGATCCCTGGCCGGTGTGCATCCGGTCGACCTGGGTGCGGCCGGGTGGCGCGGCCTGTTCGACCGCAACGACGTCGACCCGGGCGCGGTAGACGACGTGATCGCCGGATGCGTCGATGCGATCGGCCCGCAGGCCGGCAACATCGCGCGGTTGTCCTGGCTGGCGGCCGGCTTCCCCGAGGAGGTGCCGGGCGTGACCGTCGACCGGCAGTGCGGGTCGAGCCAGCAGGCAGTCTCGTTCGGCGCGCAGGCCATCATGTCCGGCACCGCCGACCTCATCGTGGCCGGCGGCATGCAGAACATGAGTCAGATCCCGATCAGTTCGGCGATGCTCGTCGGTGAGCAGTTCGGATTCACCTCGCCGACAAACGAATCCAAGAGCTGGCTGCACCGCTACGGCGATCAGGAGATCTCGCAGTTCCGCGGCGCGGAGTTGATCGCCGAGAAGTGGGACATCTCGCGCGAGGAGATGGAGCAGTACGCGCTGACCAGCCATCAGCGCGCGCAGGCCGCGATCCGCGCAGGCCACTTCGACAACGAGATCCTCGAGGTGGACGGGTTCCGGGTCGACGAAGGGCCACGCGACACGTCGCTGGAGAAGATGGCGACGTTGAAGACCCTCGTCGACGGCGGACGACTGACCGCGGCGATGGCCAGCCAGATCTCCGACGGCGCGAGCGCGGTGCTCCTCGCTTCCGAGCAAGCGGTCAAGGACCACGGTCTGAAGCCCCGCGCCCGTATCCACCACGTCAGTGCCCGCGGCGCCGACCCGGTGTTCATGCTCACCGGACCCATTCCGGCCACCCGCTACGCGCTGGACAAGGCCGGGCTGTCGATCGACGACATCGACACCGTGGAGATCAACGAGGCGTTCGCGCCGGTGGTGCAGGCCTGGCTCAAGGAGACCAAGGCCGATCCCGAGAAGGTCAACCCCAGCGGCGGCGCGATCGCGCTCGGTCATCCCCTCGGTGCCACGGGCGCAAAGCTTTTCGCGACGATGCTGAACACACTCGAGCGCATCGGCGGGCGCTACGGCCTGCAGACGATGTGCGAGGGCGGCGGCACCGCCAACGTCACGATCATCGAGCGGCTCTAG
- a CDS encoding NDMA-dependent alcohol dehydrogenase, translating to MKTNAAILWEFGSDWTVEEIDLDPPGDGEVLVSWEATGLCHSDEHIRTGDLPVPLPMIGGHEGAGVVREVGAGVTGLAPGDHVVASFLPACGRCRWCSTGHQNLCDLGAIIMAGTQLDGTYRRHARGQDIGVMALVGTFSQYGTVPEASIVKIDDDLPLSRACLLGCGVTTGWGSAVNTADVQPGDTVVVIGFGGIGSGAVQGARIAGAEKIVVVEPVEDKRAKAMQLGATHFVTSLPEATALVAELTRGVMADSAILTVGLLEGSMLDDAVNIIRKGGAVVMTALSSMTDNQATLGMMMFTLFQKRLLGSLYGEANPRADIPRLLSLYREGKLLLDETVTHEYKLAEVNEGYEDMRAGRNIRGVILHDH from the coding sequence ATGAAGACCAACGCGGCCATCCTCTGGGAGTTCGGGTCCGACTGGACCGTCGAAGAGATCGATCTCGACCCGCCGGGTGACGGCGAGGTGCTGGTGTCGTGGGAGGCCACCGGGCTGTGCCACTCCGACGAGCACATCCGGACCGGCGACCTGCCGGTGCCGCTGCCGATGATCGGCGGTCACGAAGGGGCCGGGGTCGTGCGTGAGGTCGGCGCGGGCGTCACCGGTCTGGCGCCGGGTGACCACGTCGTCGCCTCGTTCCTACCCGCCTGCGGCCGATGCCGGTGGTGCTCGACCGGTCACCAGAACCTGTGCGACCTCGGCGCGATCATCATGGCGGGCACGCAGTTGGACGGCACCTACCGGCGCCACGCCCGCGGGCAGGACATCGGCGTGATGGCGCTCGTCGGCACGTTCTCCCAGTACGGCACCGTGCCGGAGGCATCGATCGTCAAGATCGACGACGACCTTCCGCTGTCCCGGGCGTGCCTGCTCGGCTGCGGCGTCACCACCGGGTGGGGGTCGGCGGTCAACACCGCCGACGTGCAGCCGGGCGATACCGTGGTGGTGATCGGTTTCGGCGGGATCGGCAGCGGCGCCGTGCAGGGCGCGCGGATTGCCGGCGCCGAGAAGATCGTGGTCGTCGAGCCCGTCGAGGACAAGCGGGCCAAGGCGATGCAGCTGGGCGCAACACATTTCGTCACGTCGCTACCGGAGGCGACCGCGCTCGTCGCGGAGCTGACCCGCGGGGTGATGGCCGATTCGGCGATCCTGACCGTCGGCCTGCTCGAAGGGTCGATGCTCGACGACGCCGTCAACATCATCCGCAAGGGCGGCGCCGTCGTGATGACCGCGCTGTCATCGATGACCGACAACCAGGCGACGCTGGGCATGATGATGTTCACGCTCTTCCAGAAGCGACTGCTGGGCAGTCTCTACGGCGAGGCCAACCCGCGCGCGGACATCCCGCGGCTGCTGTCGCTGTACCGCGAGGGCAAGCTGCTGCTCGACGAGACCGTCACCCACGAGTACAAGCTGGCCGAGGTCAACGAGGGCTACGAGGACATGCGCGCGGGCCGCAACATCCGCGGCGTCATCCTGCACGACCACTGA
- a CDS encoding SatD family protein: MARVKHTASTLCATVIGDIVGSRAFADRRGLHRRLTGALAAVADSAVDPPAITVGDEFQGAFSTVGHAIDAALTLRLSLAPDIDVRFGIGWGVVTALDETGVQDGPGWWAAREAIEWTASAQQQPGLAQVRTAFRNGTGEGADPHAVNAALMCRDHLLGSLDERALRILAGMRAGRSKKELAMAEGISASAVSQRAGRAGLDLLLASAEELREIR; this comes from the coding sequence ATGGCTCGAGTGAAGCACACGGCTTCAACACTGTGCGCAACGGTCATCGGTGACATCGTGGGTTCCCGGGCGTTCGCCGACCGGCGCGGCCTGCACCGCCGACTGACCGGGGCGCTGGCGGCCGTCGCCGACAGCGCCGTCGACCCGCCCGCGATCACCGTCGGCGACGAATTCCAGGGCGCCTTTTCCACCGTCGGGCACGCGATCGATGCGGCACTGACGCTGCGCCTGTCCCTGGCGCCCGACATCGATGTCCGCTTCGGCATCGGCTGGGGTGTGGTCACCGCCCTCGATGAGACAGGCGTGCAGGACGGTCCGGGGTGGTGGGCAGCCCGCGAGGCCATCGAGTGGACCGCGTCCGCCCAGCAGCAACCCGGCCTGGCCCAGGTGCGCACCGCGTTCCGCAACGGCACCGGCGAGGGAGCCGACCCGCACGCCGTCAACGCCGCCCTGATGTGTCGGGACCATCTGCTTGGATCGCTGGACGAACGTGCCCTGCGCATCCTGGCGGGGATGCGGGCCGGGCGATCGAAGAAGGAGTTGGCGATGGCGGAGGGGATCAGCGCCTCGGCGGTGTCCCAGCGTGCCGGCAGGGCCGGACTGGACCTGCTCCTCGCCTCCGCCGAGGAACTCCGGGAGATCCGATGA
- the ipdC gene encoding (3aS,4S,5R,7aS)-5-hydroxy-7a-methyl-1-oxo-octahydro-1H-indene-4-carboxyl-CoA dehydrogenase: protein MSRLTTPLTQLVGIEHPVVQTGMGWVAGARLVAATSNAGGLGILASATMTLEELTTAVAKVKAATDKPFGINIRADAGDANDRVDLLIREGVRVASFALAPKPDLIARLKEAGVVVIPSVGLAKHAKKVAGWGADAVIVQGGEGGGHTGPIATTLLLPSVLDAVADTGMPVIAAGGFFDGRGLAAALSYGAAGVAMGTRFLLTSDSTVPDAVKQRYLQAALDGTVVSTRVDGMPHRVLRTGLVEKLESGSPVRGLAAAVTNAQKFKKMTGMTWRSMIRDGMAMRHGKDLTWSQVVMAANTPMLLKAGLVEGNTDAGVLASGQVAGIISDLPSCAELIESIVGEAIEHLESAGSFIRK, encoded by the coding sequence ATGAGTCGGTTGACCACCCCGCTCACCCAACTGGTGGGCATCGAGCACCCGGTCGTGCAGACCGGTATGGGGTGGGTGGCCGGCGCCCGGCTGGTCGCGGCGACGTCGAACGCGGGCGGTCTTGGCATCCTCGCCTCGGCCACCATGACGCTCGAGGAACTGACCACCGCCGTGGCCAAGGTCAAGGCCGCGACCGACAAACCCTTCGGCATCAACATCCGTGCCGACGCCGGCGACGCGAACGACCGCGTCGACCTCCTGATCCGCGAAGGAGTCAGAGTCGCCTCCTTCGCCCTGGCCCCCAAGCCCGATCTGATCGCGCGGCTCAAAGAAGCGGGCGTGGTGGTCATCCCGTCGGTGGGCCTGGCCAAGCACGCGAAGAAGGTCGCCGGCTGGGGCGCCGACGCCGTCATCGTGCAGGGCGGCGAGGGCGGCGGCCACACCGGGCCGATCGCCACGACGCTGCTTCTGCCGTCGGTGCTCGACGCGGTCGCCGACACCGGGATGCCGGTGATCGCCGCGGGCGGTTTCTTCGACGGGCGTGGGCTCGCGGCCGCGCTGTCCTACGGCGCCGCGGGCGTGGCCATGGGTACGCGTTTCCTGCTGACCTCCGATTCGACCGTGCCCGACGCGGTGAAGCAGCGCTACCTGCAGGCGGCGCTGGACGGCACCGTGGTCTCCACCCGGGTCGACGGGATGCCCCACCGGGTGCTGCGTACCGGCCTGGTGGAGAAACTGGAGAGCGGATCCCCGGTGCGTGGCCTCGCCGCGGCGGTGACCAACGCACAGAAGTTCAAGAAGATGACCGGCATGACGTGGCGGTCGATGATCCGCGACGGCATGGCGATGCGGCACGGCAAGGACCTGACCTGGTCCCAGGTCGTGATGGCCGCCAACACCCCGATGCTGCTGAAGGCCGGCCTGGTGGAGGGCAACACCGATGCCGGCGTACTGGCCTCGGGGCAGGTCGCCGGCATCATCTCCGACCTGCCCTCGTGCGCCGAGTTGATCGAGAGCATCGTCGGCGAGGCGATCGAGCACCTGGAATCCGCGGGATCGTTCATCAGAAAGTGA
- the ipdB gene encoding cholesterol ring-cleaving hydrolase subunit IpdB has protein sequence MISATRAEVCAVACAELFRDAGEIMVSPMTTIVSIGARLARLTFSPDILLTDGEARLIADTPAIGAAAAIEGWMPFGRVFETLAWGRRHVVMGANQIDRYGNQNLSAFGPLQHPTRQMFGVRGAPGNTINHATSYWVGNHSTRVFGGSVDVVSGIGWDKVDPDNPAYRFVNVFRVVTNLGVFDFNGPDHQMRAVSLHPGIEPAQVTENTSFEVHGLGEADTTRLPTADELTILREVIDPKALRDKEVR, from the coding sequence ATGATCTCCGCAACCCGCGCCGAGGTGTGCGCCGTCGCCTGTGCCGAATTGTTCCGTGACGCAGGCGAGATCATGGTCAGCCCGATGACCACCATCGTCTCGATCGGCGCCCGGCTGGCGCGGCTGACCTTCTCCCCCGACATCCTGCTCACCGACGGCGAGGCCCGGCTGATCGCCGACACCCCCGCGATCGGCGCGGCTGCGGCCATCGAGGGCTGGATGCCGTTCGGCCGGGTGTTCGAGACCCTGGCCTGGGGCCGTCGCCATGTCGTCATGGGCGCCAACCAGATCGACCGCTACGGCAATCAGAACCTGTCGGCGTTCGGGCCCCTGCAGCACCCGACCCGGCAGATGTTCGGGGTACGCGGCGCACCCGGCAACACGATCAACCACGCCACCAGCTACTGGGTGGGCAACCACTCCACCCGAGTGTTCGGCGGGTCCGTCGACGTGGTCTCCGGGATCGGCTGGGACAAGGTCGATCCGGACAATCCCGCCTACCGGTTCGTCAACGTCTTCCGGGTCGTGACCAACCTGGGTGTGTTCGACTTCAACGGACCGGACCACCAGATGCGCGCGGTGTCACTCCATCCCGGGATCGAGCCCGCACAGGTTACCGAGAACACCTCGTTCGAGGTGCACGGACTCGGCGAGGCAGACACCACTCGGCTGCCGACCGCCGACGAGCTGACGATCCTGCGCGAGGTGATCGACCCGAAAGCGCTGCGCGACAAGGAAGTCCGATGA
- the ipdA gene encoding cholesterol ring-cleaving hydrolase subunit IpdA, which translates to MTDKRTTLDEAVAGIESGMTIGIGGWGSRRKPMAFVRALLRTGVTDLTVVSYGGPDVGLLCSAGKIKRVYYGFVSLDSPPFYDPWFAKARTSGTIEAREMDEGMLRCGLQAAAQRLPFLPIRAGLGSDVRAFWGDELKTVRSPYPTPIIPGSLRSCPPGDGYEELIAMPALNLDAAFVHLNVGDAQGNAAYTGIDPYFDDLFLMSAERRYLSVEKVVPTEELVKSVPPQALLINRMMVDTVVEAPGGAHFTTAEPDYRRDEKFQRHYAEAAGSDETWSTFVETYLSGSEADYQAAVRKFKESTEEDRG; encoded by the coding sequence ATGACCGATAAACGGACGACTCTCGACGAGGCGGTCGCCGGTATCGAGAGCGGCATGACGATCGGCATCGGCGGGTGGGGATCGCGGCGCAAACCGATGGCGTTCGTGCGGGCGCTGCTGCGCACCGGCGTCACCGACCTGACCGTGGTCAGCTACGGCGGTCCCGACGTCGGCCTGCTCTGCTCGGCGGGCAAGATCAAGCGGGTCTACTACGGCTTCGTGTCGCTGGACTCGCCGCCGTTCTACGATCCGTGGTTCGCCAAGGCACGCACCTCAGGAACGATCGAGGCGCGCGAGATGGACGAGGGCATGCTGCGCTGCGGACTGCAGGCCGCCGCCCAGCGGTTGCCGTTCCTGCCGATCCGCGCCGGACTCGGCAGCGACGTCCGCGCGTTCTGGGGCGACGAGCTCAAGACCGTGCGCTCGCCGTATCCCACCCCGATCATCCCCGGGTCGCTTCGCTCCTGCCCGCCGGGCGACGGCTACGAGGAGCTCATCGCGATGCCCGCGCTGAACCTCGACGCCGCGTTCGTGCACCTGAACGTCGGCGACGCGCAGGGCAACGCGGCCTACACCGGTATCGATCCGTACTTCGACGACCTGTTCCTGATGTCGGCCGAGAGGCGCTACCTGTCGGTGGAGAAGGTGGTGCCGACCGAGGAGCTCGTGAAATCCGTTCCGCCGCAGGCCCTGCTGATCAACCGGATGATGGTCGACACCGTGGTCGAGGCGCCGGGCGGTGCGCACTTCACCACGGCCGAGCCCGACTACCGGCGTGACGAGAAGTTCCAGCGCCATTACGCCGAGGCCGCCGGATCCGACGAGACCTGGTCGACGTTCGTCGAGACGTACCTGTCCGGCAGCGAGGCCGACTACCAGGCGGCCGTGCGGAAGTTCAAGGAGTCCACCGAGGAGGACCGAGGATGA
- the echA20 gene encoding (7aS)-7a-methyl-1,5-dioxo-2,3,5,6,7,7a-hexahydro-1H-indene-carboxyl-CoA hydrolase: MPITTATVEPGIVSVTVDYPPVNAIPSRGWFELADAITAAGRDLATHVVILRAEGRGFNAGVDIKEMQKTEGFTALIDANRGCFEAFRAVYECAVPVVAAVNGFCVGGGIGLVGNADVIVASDDAKFGLPEVERGALGAATHLSRLVPQHMMRRLFFTAATVDAETLHHFGSVHEVVPRADLDEAALRVARDIAAKDTRVIRAAKEALNFIDIQPVNARYRMEQGFTFELNLAGVSDEHRDAFAGTDKGAK, translated from the coding sequence ATGCCGATCACCACCGCGACCGTGGAACCGGGAATCGTTTCGGTCACCGTCGACTACCCGCCCGTCAACGCGATTCCGTCGCGCGGCTGGTTCGAACTCGCCGACGCGATCACCGCGGCCGGCCGTGACCTCGCCACGCACGTGGTGATCCTGCGCGCCGAGGGACGGGGTTTCAACGCCGGCGTCGACATCAAGGAGATGCAGAAGACCGAGGGCTTCACCGCGCTGATCGACGCCAATCGGGGCTGCTTCGAGGCGTTCCGCGCGGTGTACGAATGCGCGGTGCCGGTGGTGGCGGCGGTCAACGGATTCTGCGTGGGCGGCGGCATCGGGCTCGTCGGCAACGCCGACGTCATCGTCGCCTCCGACGACGCGAAGTTCGGACTGCCCGAGGTCGAGCGCGGCGCACTCGGCGCGGCGACCCACCTGTCCCGCCTTGTGCCGCAACACATGATGCGCCGGCTGTTCTTCACGGCGGCCACCGTCGACGCCGAGACGCTGCACCACTTCGGCTCGGTGCACGAGGTCGTCCCCCGTGCCGACCTCGACGAAGCGGCCCTGCGGGTGGCGCGCGACATCGCGGCCAAGGACACCCGGGTGATCCGCGCCGCCAAGGAAGCACTGAACTTCATCGACATCCAGCCGGTCAACGCGCGCTACCGCATGGAGCAGGGCTTCACGTTCGAACTCAATCTCGCCGGCGTCTCCGACGAACACCGGGATGCGTTCGCGGGTACGGACAAGGGAGCCAAATGA
- a CDS encoding SDR family oxidoreductase, with translation MTDAVDSTIRLALTGRVVLVTGGVRGVGAGISRVFADQGATVVTCARRPVDGSPFEFRPCDIRDDDAVAALVDGIVADHGRLDVVVNNAGGSPYVAAAEASAKFSRKIVELNLLGALSVSTHANAVMQQQDSGGAIVNISSVSGRRPTPGTVAYGAAKAGIENITATLAVEWAPKVRVNSVVVGMVETEQSELFYGDADSIAAISRNVPLGRLARPEDIGWATAFLASPAASYISGASLEVHGGGEPPHYLSTTTADIKH, from the coding sequence GTGACTGACGCCGTCGACAGCACCATCCGTCTCGCCCTCACCGGCCGCGTCGTGCTCGTGACCGGCGGTGTGCGCGGTGTCGGCGCCGGCATCAGCAGGGTCTTCGCGGATCAGGGCGCCACGGTCGTGACATGTGCACGCCGGCCCGTCGACGGATCGCCGTTCGAGTTCCGCCCGTGCGACATCCGCGACGACGACGCGGTCGCCGCGCTCGTCGACGGCATCGTCGCCGACCACGGCCGTCTCGACGTCGTGGTGAACAATGCCGGTGGCTCGCCGTACGTCGCGGCCGCCGAGGCGTCGGCGAAGTTCAGCCGCAAGATCGTCGAGCTCAACCTGCTCGGGGCACTGTCGGTGTCCACGCACGCGAATGCGGTCATGCAGCAGCAGGATTCGGGTGGTGCGATCGTGAACATCTCCAGCGTCAGCGGCCGGCGGCCCACCCCCGGCACCGTCGCCTACGGCGCGGCCAAGGCCGGCATCGAGAACATCACCGCCACGCTCGCGGTCGAGTGGGCACCCAAGGTACGGGTGAACTCGGTGGTCGTCGGCATGGTCGAGACCGAGCAGTCCGAACTGTTCTACGGCGACGCCGACTCCATCGCCGCGATCTCGCGCAATGTGCCACTCGGCCGGCTCGCCAGACCCGAGGACATCGGCTGGGCGACGGCGTTCCTCGCATCACCGGCGGCGTCTTACATCAGCGGGGCGTCGCTCGAAGTGCACGGCGGCGGCGAGCCGCCGCACTACCTGTCGACCACCACTGCGGACATCAAACACTAG
- a CDS encoding SDR family oxidoreductase — protein MGLLDGRVVIVTGAGGGIGRAHAVAFAAEGARVVVNDIGVGLDGSPAGGGSAAQSVVDEIVGAGGEAVTSGANVADWAQAEGLIQTAVDAFGGLDVLVNNAGIVRDRMFANTSEEEFDAVTAVHLKGHFATMKHAAAYWRAKSKAGEQVDARIVNTSSGAGLQGSVGQANYSAAKAGIAALTLVAAAEMGRYGVSVNAIAPSARTRMTETVFADMMSTQDQDFDAMAPENISPLVVWLGSVESRDVTGKMFEVEGGKIRVAEGWAHGPEIDKGAKWDPAELGPVVADLLAKARPAVPVYGA, from the coding sequence ATGGGATTGCTCGACGGCCGTGTGGTCATCGTGACGGGTGCGGGCGGCGGCATCGGACGCGCGCATGCTGTGGCTTTCGCCGCCGAAGGCGCGCGGGTGGTGGTCAACGACATCGGTGTGGGCCTGGACGGATCGCCGGCCGGCGGCGGAAGCGCCGCGCAGAGTGTCGTCGACGAGATCGTCGGCGCCGGAGGCGAAGCCGTCACCAGTGGCGCCAACGTCGCGGACTGGGCGCAGGCCGAAGGCCTCATCCAGACGGCGGTCGACGCGTTCGGCGGGCTCGACGTCCTGGTCAACAACGCCGGCATCGTGCGTGACCGGATGTTCGCGAACACCAGCGAAGAGGAATTCGACGCGGTCACGGCCGTGCACCTCAAGGGGCACTTCGCGACCATGAAGCACGCCGCCGCCTACTGGCGCGCCAAGTCCAAGGCCGGCGAGCAGGTGGACGCCCGCATCGTCAACACCAGTTCGGGTGCGGGACTGCAGGGCAGCGTCGGGCAGGCCAACTACAGCGCCGCCAAGGCGGGCATCGCGGCGCTGACGCTCGTCGCCGCCGCCGAGATGGGCCGCTACGGGGTGTCGGTCAACGCGATCGCGCCATCGGCGCGCACCCGGATGACCGAGACCGTCTTCGCCGACATGATGTCCACGCAGGACCAGGATTTCGATGCGATGGCCCCGGAGAACATCTCGCCGCTGGTGGTGTGGCTGGGCAGCGTCGAATCGCGGGACGTCACCGGCAAGATGTTCGAGGTCGAGGGCGGCAAGATCCGCGTGGCCGAGGGGTGGGCGCACGGACCGGAGATCGACAAGGGCGCGAAGTGGGATCCGGCCGAACTAGGCCCCGTCGTGGCCGACCTGCTCGCCAAGGCGCGCCCCGCGGTACCCGTCTACGGCGCCTGA
- a CDS encoding nitroreductase family deazaflavin-dependent oxidoreductase — translation MAEPSRPLSDKQIKSLNSKPVAVAIKWMSRGQTWLFKKTNGRFGDKFLRGSEVGILTTKGRKSGEPRDVPLLFLQEDQRIVLVASQGGRDTHPMWYLNIKTHTTVTFQTKRDTLSLVAREATDDERDHYWPKLDAMYPDYANYRSYTSRKIPIIICDPA, via the coding sequence GTGGCCGAACCCTCCCGCCCGCTGTCCGACAAGCAGATCAAGAGCCTGAACTCCAAGCCCGTCGCCGTCGCCATCAAATGGATGTCGCGCGGACAGACCTGGCTGTTCAAGAAGACCAACGGCCGGTTCGGCGACAAGTTCCTGCGCGGCTCCGAGGTCGGCATCCTGACGACGAAGGGCCGCAAGAGCGGCGAACCCCGAGACGTGCCACTGCTGTTCCTCCAAGAGGACCAGCGGATCGTGCTCGTCGCATCCCAAGGCGGCCGCGACACCCACCCGATGTGGTATCTGAACATCAAGACACACACGACTGTGACGTTCCAGACCAAACGGGACACGCTCTCCCTCGTCGCGCGGGAAGCCACCGACGACGAGCGCGACCACTACTGGCCCAAGCTCGACGCGATGTACCCCGACTACGCGAACTACCGGTCCTACACCTCGCGCAAGATCCCGATCATCATCTGCGACCCGGCCTGA
- a CDS encoding steroid 3-ketoacyl-CoA thiolase: MGNPVIVEATRSPIGKRNGWLSGLHATELLGAVQKALVEKSGIDAGEVEQVIGGCVTQFGEQSNNITRVSWLVAGLPDHVGAVTIDCQCGSGQQANGLVAGLIASGAIDVGIACGVEAMSRVGLGANAGPDRSIIRPASWDIDLPDQFTAAERIAKRRGISREDIDRFGFESQRKAKQAWAEGRFDREISPIEAPVLDENKKPTDERAPVTRDQGLRDTTLEGLASLNPVMEGGIHTAGTSSQISDGAAAVLWMDEDKARALGLTPRARIVSQALVGAEPYYHLDGPVQSTAKVLEKAGMKMGDIDITEINEAFASVVLSWARVHEPDMDTVNVNGGAIALGHPVGSTGSRLITTALHELERTDKTTALITMCAGGALSTGTIIERI; this comes from the coding sequence ATGGGTAACCCTGTCATCGTCGAAGCCACCCGCAGCCCCATCGGCAAGCGCAACGGCTGGCTCTCAGGACTGCACGCCACCGAGTTGCTCGGGGCCGTTCAGAAGGCGCTCGTCGAGAAGTCCGGCATCGACGCCGGAGAGGTGGAGCAGGTCATCGGCGGCTGCGTCACGCAGTTCGGCGAGCAGTCCAACAACATCACCCGGGTGAGCTGGCTGGTGGCCGGACTGCCCGATCATGTCGGCGCGGTGACGATCGACTGCCAGTGCGGCAGCGGCCAGCAGGCCAACGGTCTGGTGGCGGGTCTGATCGCCTCGGGCGCCATCGATGTCGGCATCGCGTGCGGCGTCGAGGCGATGAGCCGCGTGGGACTGGGCGCCAACGCGGGCCCGGACCGCAGCATCATCCGCCCGGCGTCGTGGGACATCGACCTGCCGGATCAGTTCACCGCGGCCGAACGGATCGCCAAGCGGCGCGGCATCAGCCGGGAGGACATCGACCGCTTCGGCTTCGAATCGCAGCGCAAGGCCAAGCAGGCCTGGGCCGAGGGCCGGTTCGACCGGGAGATCAGCCCCATCGAGGCTCCCGTGCTCGACGAGAACAAGAAGCCCACCGACGAGCGGGCGCCGGTGACCCGTGACCAGGGGCTGCGGGACACCACGCTGGAAGGGCTGGCTTCCCTGAACCCGGTGATGGAGGGTGGCATTCATACCGCGGGCACCTCGTCGCAGATCTCCGACGGCGCCGCCGCGGTGTTGTGGATGGACGAGGACAAGGCGCGTGCGCTCGGTCTGACGCCACGCGCCCGCATCGTCAGCCAGGCCCTGGTCGGCGCCGAGCCGTACTACCACCTCGACGGGCCTGTGCAGTCGACGGCCAAGGTGCTCGAGAAGGCCGGCATGAAGATGGGCGACATCGACATCACGGAGATCAACGAGGCGTTCGCGTCGGTCGTGCTGTCCTGGGCCCGGGTGCACGAGCCCGACATGGACACCGTCAACGTCAACGGCGGGGCGATCGCCCTCGGCCACCCGGTCGGCAGCACCGGCAGCCGACTGATCACCACCGCGCTACACGAACTGGAGCGCACCGACAAGACCACCGCACTGATCACGATGTGCGCCGGCGGTGCGCTGTCGACCGGAACCATCATCGAGCGCATTTGA